DNA from Kitasatospora herbaricolor:
AGCGGCTTCCTCCTCAAGGACGCGCCCGCGGTGGAGCTGGTCAACGGCATCCGGACCGTCGCCCGGGGCGAGGCCCTGCTGGCACCGGCCGTCACCCGCCACCTCATCGGCCACTTCGCCCAGCACCTGCGGCCGGCCGGCACCTCCCGGACGGCCAGGGAGGACGTCGTACGGGTGTTGACCCCCCGTGAGCTGGAAGTGCTCCAGCTGATCGCCGAGGGGCTGTCGAACGCCGAGATCGCCGCGGCGATGTTCATCACGCCCGAGACCGTCAAGACCTATGTGTCGCGCATCCTGGCGAAGCTCGGCCTGCGCGACCGCGTCCAGGCGGTGGTCCTCGCCTACCGGGTGGGCCTCGTGCCCGGCCCGTCGTGACGACGGCGGCGGATCACCACCTGTCGCGGGCCGCCCGTCCGGACGGCGGCGCCACCCGCAGGCCCGGGCCTGACCGAACCTCAGACACCGGCTGC
Protein-coding regions in this window:
- a CDS encoding response regulator produces the protein MSDAPSPIRVLVCDDQALVRTGYVTIFNAQPDMEVVGEAENGHEAVQAARRLRPDVVVMDIRMPLLDGIQATRHLAGPDADVTSKVLVVTTFNVDAYVYDALRAGASGFLLKDAPAVELVNGIRTVARGEALLAPAVTRHLIGHFAQHLRPAGTSRTAREDVVRVLTPRELEVLQLIAEGLSNAEIAAAMFITPETVKTYVSRILAKLGLRDRVQAVVLAYRVGLVPGPS